The DNA window CGAGCCTTCGACGCGCATTCCGGCCGAGTCGATGACACGTTGCGGCTGAGCGGAGACTTCAAGGCCTCGCCGGTCGCCGCCGACGGTCGCGTCTATTTTCTCAACACGCGCGGCGTTTGCACCGTCGCCTCCGCCGGTTCGCATCTCGAAAAGCTCGCCGAGAACGAAATCGACGACGAAACGATTGCCTCACCTGCCATTTCCGACGGCCACATTTACCTCCGCGGCCACAAGGCCCTATGGTGCATCGGAAAGGATTTCTAGGGACGAGGGACGAAGGATGAGGGGCGACGAGGAGCGTAAACGGGAAACTCGAATCCTATGGCGATAGTCCTGTTGAATTCAATTTCGCGGCCATGCATTCTTAATCCGCAAGTCGGCGTCTATCCCTCGCCCCTCGCCCCTCCCCTCTCGTCCCTGTAATGCTTCTGGCCTGGCTCACTGATATTCATTTGAACTTTCTCGAAGCCGAGGAAGTTAGACAGTTCCTCGGCCAGGTGCGTTCCGCGGGGCCGGATGCCGTGCTGTTGACGGGCGATATCTCGGATGCCGCCGATGTCGTGCCTCGGCTCGCGCGGCTCGACGACGCCATCGGGCGGCCAATCTTCTTCGTGCTCGGGAATCACGATTTCTACGGCGGCTCGATCCACGGCGTGCGCGACGCGGTGCGCCAGCTTTGCCGCGAGCGGCCGAATTTGCGCTATCTGACCGGCGGGGAGCCGATCGAGCTTATTCCCGGCACAGGACTCATCGGCAACGACGGCTGGGCCGACGCGCGCTTCGGCGACTACGAGCACTCGTTCGTCATGATGAACGACTACAAGCTGATCGC is part of the Pirellulales bacterium genome and encodes:
- a CDS encoding metallophosphoesterase, with translation MLLAWLTDIHLNFLEAEEVRQFLGQVRSAGPDAVLLTGDISDAADVVPRLARLDDAIGRPIFFVLGNHDFYGGSIHGVRDAVRQLCRERPNLRYLTGGEPIELIPGTGLIGNDGWADARFGDYEHSFVMMNDYKLIA